The following proteins are co-located in the Tripterygium wilfordii isolate XIE 37 chromosome 2, ASM1340144v1, whole genome shotgun sequence genome:
- the LOC119981617 gene encoding uncharacterized protein LOC119981617: MATFLFSSFVSRSPLPLYRPLLYVSHSSHPQSLSLLKPRKLRTLVPASSNSASSFEGLDSRPDSNSTDKKSVLAKLIQEIEPLDVSLIQKDVPPTTLDAMKRTISGMLGLLPSDQFQVFIEALWEPLSRLLVSSMMTGYTLRNAEYRLCLERNLDTHEENFENRVLEDSKVDMQQMMLDCVNIDNLSRREDLSAESEEITESSSDIIDGPGLGEMSHEAQQYILHLQSRLSSVKKELRDTKRKNAALQMQQFVGEEKNDLLDYLRSLKPEKVVELSEPTSPELKEVIHSVVHGLLATLSPRMHSKAPSPPENTSAGTVNLWSEDGAELVENTLHFRPVISLTRDYLARLIFWCMLLGHYLRGLEFRMELTELLSLTSDVEDDTRGGEEVA; the protein is encoded by the exons ATGGCaacctttctcttctcttcctttgtTTCTCGTTCTCCGCTCCCCTTATATCGTCCCCTTCTCTATGTCTCCCACTCGTCTCATCCTCAATCCTTATCACTCTTGAAACCTAGGAAATTGCGGACCCTGGTACCCGCTTCGTCGAATTCCGCTTCTTCTTTCGAGGGACTCGACTCCAGACCGGATTCCAATTCGACTGATAAG AAATCAGTCCTTGCAAAGTTGATACAAGAAATAGAGCCATTGGATGTGAGCCTTATCCAAAAAGATGTTCCTCCAACCACCCTGGATGCCATGAAAAGGACTATCTCAGGCATGTTGGGCTTACTTCCTTCTGACCAGTTTCAAGTTTTTATTGAGGCTTTATGGGAGCCCCTTTCTCGGTTATTGGTTTCTTCAATGATGACTGG GTATACATTGCGGAATGCAGAATATAGGCTTTGTCTTGAAAGGAACCTTGACACAcatgaagaaaattttgaaaatagagTACTCGAAGACTCTAAAGTTGATATGCAGCAGATGATGCTTGATTGTGTAAATATAGACAATCTTTCCAGAAGAGAAGATTTATCTGCCGAATCTGAGGAAATAACTGAGAGCTCATCTGATATTATAGATGGACCAGGTCTGGGAGAGATGTCCCATGAGGCTCAACAATATATTCTTCATTTGCAGTCTCGTTTATCTTCAGTAAAAAAG GAACTTCGTGATACAAAGAGGAAAAATGCCGCTCTTCAAATGCAACAATTTGTTGGGGAAGAGAAGAATGATTTGCTTGACTACTTAAGATCGCTGAAACCAGAAAAG GTGGTTGAGCTATCAGAACCGACTTCCCCTGAATTAAAGGAGGTAATCCACTCGGTAGTCCATGGTCTCCTTGCAACACTTTCACCCAGGATGCATTCTAAGGCTCCTTCTCCACCAGAAAACACATCAGCTGGAACAGTAAATTTATGGAGTGAAGATGGTGCTGAACTTGTTGAGAACACACTTCATTTCCGTCCCGTTATCTCATTAACTCGGGACTATCTGGCACGCCTAATATTCTG
- the LOC120006516 gene encoding uncharacterized protein LOC120006516 isoform X2, which yields MARRSGVSISRSLISAARAPSLRSSSSLPRLRPPQLPAPRSPSRRLPFAATRNFGELGCAQSFLPLHSMVVTARLTSHLTANLRACCELPHGT from the exons atggcTCGGCGCAGTGGAGTATCTATTTCACGGTCGTTGATCTCCGCCGCAAGGGCTCCATCGCTACGTTCTTCGTCTTCCCTTCCCCGCCTCCGTCCACCTCAGCTCCCCGCCCCTCGCTCGCCTTCGCGTCGCCTTCCCTTTGCTGCCACCAG GAATTTTGGAGAATTGGGATGTGCTCAATCCTTCTTACCTCTTCATAGCATGGTGGTTACGGCCCGCCTTACATCACACCTTACTGCTAATTTGCGGGCTTGTTGCGAGCTGCCTCACG GTACTTGA
- the LOC120006516 gene encoding protein NONRESPONDING TO OXYLIPINS 2, mitochondrial-like isoform X1, translated as MARRSGVSISRSLISAARAPSLRSSSSLPRLRPPQLPAPRSPSRRLPFAATRNFGELGCAQSFLPLHSMVVTARLTSHLTANLRACCELPHGTFCCTCQDR; from the exons atggcTCGGCGCAGTGGAGTATCTATTTCACGGTCGTTGATCTCCGCCGCAAGGGCTCCATCGCTACGTTCTTCGTCTTCCCTTCCCCGCCTCCGTCCACCTCAGCTCCCCGCCCCTCGCTCGCCTTCGCGTCGCCTTCCCTTTGCTGCCACCAG GAATTTTGGAGAATTGGGATGTGCTCAATCCTTCTTACCTCTTCATAGCATGGTGGTTACGGCCCGCCTTACATCACACCTTACTGCTAATTTGCGGGCTTGTTGCGAGCTGCCTCACGGTACCTTCTGCTGTACTTGTCAAGATCGCTAG